Below is a window of Haloterrigena alkaliphila DNA.
TGGACCCCGACGACCCGGAGGCGGCGCTCCCGCACGCGATCAAACTCGGCGACGCCTTCCAGATGACGAACTTCCTGCGGGACGTCCGCGAGGACGTCCGCGAGCGCGACCGGATCTACCTCCCGCAGGAAACGCTTCGCGCGCACGGCGTCCCGCCCGAGCAGGTCGAGCGCCTCGAGTACTCGGAGGACTTCGCGGCCGCGATGGCCGCCGAAATGAAGCGGACCGAGGACCTCTATCGGGAGGGCGTCGCCGGAATTCGGTATCTCCCCGCGGACTGTCAACTGCCCGTCCTGCTGGCGGCCGTGCTCTACGCGGAACACCACGCGGTCATCCGGGGACAGGAGTACGACGTCCTCACCGCGGAGCCGTCGCTCTCCGCGGCGCGAAAGCTGTGGTGTCTCGCGAAGACGCGCTGGCACTGGCACTGGAACCGGGACCCGGAGGCCGTCTTCAAGCGCGTGTCGGCCGTTCCCTCCCTCGAGACGGATCGACGCGAACCGGGCCGCAGCAGCCGCGTCCCGACGCGGTGATCGTCACGGTTCGATTCCCGCGCTATCGGGGATCCATCGCGGAATTATTCGGAAACGTCCTTCGCCTCGAGCGCTTCGGTCTCGGCGACGACGAACTTTGCCAGCTCCCGTTCCGAGTG
It encodes the following:
- a CDS encoding phytoene/squalene synthase family protein; this encodes MQQEHIDAGKAIQRRTGKTFYLATRFLPKRVRHATHVLYAFFRIADEVVDDADGVPPARQRAELESLRAQALGETGPEEPVLEAFDELRREYDIPDSEIDSFVDAMQSDIDTGRYERYDDLERYMRGSAAAVGVMMTAIMDPDDPEAALPHAIKLGDAFQMTNFLRDVREDVRERDRIYLPQETLRAHGVPPEQVERLEYSEDFAAAMAAEMKRTEDLYREGVAGIRYLPADCQLPVLLAAVLYAEHHAVIRGQEYDVLTAEPSLSAARKLWCLAKTRWHWHWNRDPEAVFKRVSAVPSLETDRREPGRSSRVPTR